Proteins from one Embleya scabrispora genomic window:
- a CDS encoding Asp23/Gls24 family envelope stress response protein: MADTTAQGKTGTQALQKDEERSVGNGGRSTEVVKLATDKGRTSIADGVVAKIAGIAARQIPGVYALGGGAARAFGAVRQRIPGGKPNVAQGVSVEVGERQCAVDLNIVVDYGVPIAELAQAVRENVIDSVERMTALEVVEVNIAVDDIHIDYDGDDSKERQLQ; this comes from the coding sequence ATGGCGGACACAACGGCCCAGGGCAAGACCGGCACGCAGGCGCTCCAGAAGGACGAAGAGCGTTCGGTGGGCAACGGTGGTCGTTCCACGGAGGTCGTCAAACTGGCCACCGACAAGGGACGCACGTCGATCGCGGACGGCGTGGTGGCCAAGATCGCGGGCATCGCGGCCCGGCAGATCCCGGGCGTGTACGCGCTCGGCGGCGGCGCGGCCCGGGCGTTCGGCGCGGTGCGCCAGCGCATTCCGGGGGGCAAGCCCAACGTGGCCCAGGGCGTCAGCGTCGAGGTGGGCGAGCGGCAGTGTGCCGTGGATCTCAACATCGTCGTGGATTACGGCGTGCCCATCGCCGAATTGGCGCAGGCGGTCCGGGAGAATGTCATCGACTCCGTCGAGCGGATGACCGCGCTCGAGGTGGTCGAAGTCAACATCGCGGTGGACGACATCCACATCGACTACGACGGCGACGACTCCAAGGAGCGCCAGCTTCAGTGA
- a CDS encoding Asp23/Gls24 family envelope stress response protein — protein sequence MDVTDETGDAPDALRLPSAAELLAGARGAAPGPRADADPDSGSIPGSGSESGFGEPADFDPDEELLPCGREPESVLEHASVDALDEHERSCPECQAVLRDHSVLDQVTREWAELSVPVPDDLGTRVMRLVRAELHTGRLLPMGEPDEQLTLTETAAARTLRAAVDAEPGVQARSCRIRPFENRAGAAVPGPVTVRLSVGVPYGEPIHALADRLRERVRRAATERLGLEVAKVDVDVVGLEPAAEARKGNR from the coding sequence GTGGACGTGACCGACGAGACGGGCGACGCTCCGGACGCGCTGCGGCTGCCGTCCGCGGCGGAACTGCTCGCGGGGGCCCGCGGGGCGGCGCCGGGCCCGCGCGCCGACGCCGATCCGGACTCGGGCTCGATCCCGGGCTCGGGGTCGGAGTCGGGCTTCGGCGAGCCGGCGGATTTCGATCCGGACGAGGAACTGCTGCCCTGTGGGCGCGAACCGGAGTCGGTGCTCGAACACGCCTCCGTGGACGCGCTGGACGAGCACGAGCGCTCGTGTCCGGAGTGCCAGGCGGTGTTGCGCGACCATTCGGTGCTCGACCAGGTCACCCGCGAGTGGGCCGAGTTGTCGGTCCCGGTGCCGGATGATCTGGGCACCCGGGTGATGCGCCTGGTCCGGGCCGAGTTGCACACCGGCCGGCTGCTGCCCATGGGCGAGCCGGACGAGCAGTTGACGCTGACCGAGACCGCCGCGGCGCGCACGCTGCGCGCGGCGGTCGACGCCGAGCCCGGCGTGCAGGCCCGCAGTTGCCGGATCCGGCCGTTCGAGAATCGGGCGGGGGCGGCGGTGCCGGGCCCGGTGACGGTGCGGTTGTCGGTCGGCGTGCCGTACGGCGAGCCGATCCACGCGCTGGCCGATCGGCTGCGCGAGCGGGTGCGCCGGGCCGCGACGGAGCGACTGGGGCTGGAAGTGGCGAAGGTGGACGTGGACGTGGTGGGCCTGGAACCGGCCGCCGAGGCTCGGAAGGGGAACCGATGA
- a CDS encoding SURF1 family protein yields MYRFLLTPRWIAMALLVVVLIPIMVELGFWQFHRHENKVAHNDLISANIDRKPAPAEEILAVGRKLPGDLQWRRVTLTGRYDTEHELLVRNRSQDGVPGYYVLTPLVGADGRTLLVDRGWVKNPPQAADRPDVPPAPTGQVTVTGRLRPDETRKDSGIRGQTAIEGQVSRISGFELGPKVPHPLFGGYVELTEQTPMPARAPALIPEPDDEDLGPHLAYAVQWWIFAFALLAMFVKLIRSEARELEAELAALDEGDAADEHERAATV; encoded by the coding sequence GTGTACCGCTTCCTGCTGACCCCGCGCTGGATCGCGATGGCGCTGCTCGTCGTCGTGCTGATCCCCATCATGGTCGAGCTCGGTTTCTGGCAGTTCCACCGGCACGAGAACAAGGTCGCGCACAACGACCTGATCAGCGCCAACATCGACCGCAAGCCGGCGCCCGCCGAGGAGATCCTCGCGGTGGGCCGCAAGCTGCCGGGCGATCTCCAGTGGCGCCGGGTCACGCTGACCGGCAGGTACGACACCGAGCACGAACTGCTCGTACGCAACCGGTCCCAGGACGGCGTGCCCGGCTACTACGTGCTCACCCCGCTGGTCGGCGCCGACGGGCGCACCCTCCTGGTCGACCGCGGCTGGGTGAAGAACCCGCCGCAGGCCGCCGACCGCCCCGACGTACCGCCGGCGCCGACCGGCCAGGTCACGGTGACCGGCCGGCTGCGCCCGGACGAGACGCGCAAGGACTCCGGCATCCGCGGCCAGACGGCGATCGAGGGCCAGGTGTCGCGGATCTCCGGCTTCGAACTGGGCCCGAAGGTGCCGCACCCCCTGTTCGGCGGCTACGTCGAACTCACCGAGCAGACCCCAATGCCGGCCAGGGCCCCCGCGCTGATCCCGGAGCCGGACGACGAGGACTTGGGCCCGCACCTGGCCTACGCGGTGCAGTGGTGGATTTTCGCGTTCGCGCTGCTCGCGATGTTCGTCAAGCTGATCCGGAGCGAGGCCCGGGAGCTGGAGGCCGAACTGGCCGCGCTCGACGAGGGCGACGCGGCGGACGAGCACGAGCGGGCCGCGACGGTCTGA
- a CDS encoding Asp23/Gls24 family envelope stress response protein, with translation MRAVPAEGLAPAAHRGVLQIGGRVVEKIAARAAREATTEVAPDTVLRAPKAGATMHHDHATVNLDVDVPYPGPVVEIARTIRQRVRADVEYLTGMPVVRVDVTVARLTRGGHGKRRVQ, from the coding sequence ATGCGCGCGGTACCGGCGGAGGGCCTGGCGCCGGCCGCGCACCGCGGAGTACTGCAGATCGGCGGTCGGGTGGTGGAGAAGATCGCCGCCCGCGCGGCGCGTGAGGCCACCACCGAGGTCGCCCCGGACACCGTGCTGCGCGCCCCGAAGGCGGGCGCCACGATGCACCACGACCACGCGACGGTGAACCTCGACGTTGACGTGCCCTATCCCGGCCCGGTGGTCGAGATCGCCCGGACCATCCGGCAACGGGTGCGCGCCGACGTGGAATACCTGACCGGGATGCCCGTGGTGCGGGTGGACGTGACGGTCGCCCGGTTGACCCGTGGGGGGCACGGCAAGAGGAGAGTGCAGTGA
- a CDS encoding serine/threonine-protein kinase, whose translation MSAPGRVIADRYELSAAIGRGGMGQVWKAYDRTLQRRVAVKLLRTDLVDSGGERGAMERRFLRECRVTAGIDHPGLVTVFDGGADAGELYLVMQLLDGCDLADLIAEHRPLPWEWAVAVAAQICSVLAAVHAVPVVHRDLKPRNVMVRRDGTVKVLDLGVAAVLDPESTKLTTTGAMPGSPAYMAPEQMNGIVEPRTDLYALGCLLYEMLVGRAPFAGPTMASVMLGHLNTAPEPPGARRPGLPAGLDRLVLDLLGKQPDQRPANAQEVYRRLAPLLPAPTGDASAALAPTAPMDPTRPLRFPAAPQPLPGVPAPVHAPIPAAPAASWAMSAGPAAYAPRSDPDWAAVPSAAPPTPDVGSALDEANRLLGEGALTQAVDVLGAALPVAVARHGEHDPLVLGLRQALADTLLADRQFRRALPELRYIASVFAAAGGPADAEAMEYGRQVAACLEELGELPAALGEYRRLLDLHRRVPDADVYQGFDLRERIGLLLAALGDPYQSESVLVPLLTEQEHRLGPGHPRVATLRQHLARIHGASGYRRR comes from the coding sequence ATGAGCGCGCCGGGCCGGGTGATCGCGGACCGCTACGAACTGTCCGCGGCGATCGGCCGAGGCGGCATGGGCCAGGTCTGGAAGGCGTACGACCGCACCCTTCAGCGCCGGGTCGCGGTCAAGCTCCTGCGCACGGACCTCGTGGACTCCGGCGGCGAGCGCGGCGCGATGGAACGCCGCTTCCTGCGCGAGTGCCGGGTCACCGCCGGCATCGACCACCCCGGTCTGGTCACCGTGTTCGACGGCGGCGCGGACGCGGGCGAGTTGTACCTGGTGATGCAACTGCTCGACGGCTGCGACCTGGCCGACCTGATCGCCGAGCACCGGCCGCTGCCGTGGGAGTGGGCGGTCGCGGTGGCCGCGCAGATCTGCTCGGTGCTGGCCGCGGTGCACGCGGTGCCCGTGGTGCACCGCGACCTGAAGCCGCGCAACGTGATGGTCCGGCGTGACGGCACGGTCAAGGTGCTCGACCTGGGCGTGGCCGCGGTGCTCGACCCGGAGTCGACCAAGCTCACCACGACCGGCGCGATGCCGGGTTCGCCCGCGTACATGGCGCCCGAGCAGATGAACGGCATCGTCGAGCCGCGCACCGACCTGTACGCGCTGGGCTGCCTGCTGTACGAAATGCTGGTCGGCCGCGCGCCGTTCGCCGGGCCGACGATGGCCTCGGTGATGCTGGGGCACCTGAACACCGCACCCGAGCCGCCGGGCGCACGGCGGCCGGGGTTGCCCGCCGGCCTGGACCGGCTGGTCCTGGACCTGCTCGGCAAGCAGCCCGACCAGCGGCCGGCGAACGCGCAGGAGGTCTACCGGCGGCTGGCCCCGCTGCTGCCGGCGCCCACGGGCGACGCGAGCGCGGCGCTGGCCCCGACCGCGCCGATGGACCCGACCCGCCCGCTGCGCTTCCCGGCCGCGCCGCAACCGCTGCCGGGGGTGCCCGCGCCGGTGCACGCGCCGATCCCGGCCGCGCCGGCCGCGTCGTGGGCGATGAGCGCCGGACCGGCCGCGTACGCCCCCAGGTCGGATCCGGACTGGGCCGCGGTGCCCTCGGCGGCGCCGCCCACGCCGGATGTGGGCAGTGCGCTCGACGAGGCCAACCGGCTGCTGGGCGAGGGGGCGCTGACCCAGGCGGTGGACGTGCTCGGCGCCGCGCTGCCGGTGGCCGTCGCGCGGCACGGCGAGCACGATCCGCTCGTCCTGGGCCTGCGCCAGGCGCTCGCCGACACGCTGCTCGCGGACCGGCAGTTCCGCCGCGCGCTGCCGGAACTGCGGTACATCGCCAGCGTGTTCGCGGCCGCGGGTGGGCCGGCCGACGCGGAGGCGATGGAGTACGGCAGGCAGGTCGCCGCGTGCCTGGAGGAGCTGGGCGAACTGCCCGCCGCGCTCGGCGAGTACCGGCGCCTGCTCGACCTGCACCGCCGGGTCCCGGACGCCGACGTGTATCAGGGCTTCGACCTGCGCGAGCGCATCGGTCTGCTGCTCGCCGCGCTGGGCGACCCGTACCAGTCGGAGAGCGTGCTGGTCCCGCTGCTCACCGAACAGGAACACCGGCTGGGCCCGGG
- a CDS encoding RNA polymerase sigma factor, producing MADEAELDEGTLVVRAREGDAEAFEVLMRRHGRSLYTLALRILGSAGDAEDAVQEAFISAWRRLPGFRADSSFLTWMYRIVTNRALNIARTRRPTVGLDQVPDRAIEQMADNPERRAEGSAALKALQEAMTTLTEEQRACWVLREMHGQSYDEIAAAVGIGTNAVRGRIFRARQTLAEAMRPWT from the coding sequence ATGGCCGACGAGGCCGAGCTCGACGAGGGCACCCTGGTGGTGCGGGCTCGCGAGGGTGACGCCGAGGCGTTCGAGGTGCTGATGCGTCGGCACGGGCGATCCCTGTACACGCTCGCGCTGCGCATCCTGGGCAGCGCCGGCGACGCGGAGGACGCGGTACAGGAGGCGTTCATCAGCGCGTGGCGCCGGCTGCCCGGGTTCCGCGCCGACTCGTCGTTCCTGACCTGGATGTATCGCATCGTCACCAACCGCGCCCTGAACATCGCCCGGACCCGGCGGCCCACGGTCGGCCTGGACCAGGTACCCGACCGGGCGATAGAGCAGATGGCGGACAATCCGGAGCGACGGGCCGAGGGGTCGGCGGCACTGAAGGCGCTCCAGGAGGCGATGACCACACTGACCGAGGAGCAGCGGGCCTGCTGGGTACTGCGCGAGATGCACGGGCAGAGCTACGACGAGATCGCGGCGGCCGTGGGGATCGGGACGAACGCGGTACGGGGCAGGATCTTCCGAGCACGACAGACCCTGGCGGAGGCGATGCGACCGTGGACGTGA
- a CDS encoding DUF6286 domain-containing protein: MSLEASPEAPADGSTALAAADDWGDGAKVRRAWSTRGLPAALVALLVGGVAGTALYIGVTARIDRAPRWSRDLLERAQTHEWRDNWTIAAGAIAAAVGLWLIVLALTPGRRALLRLRSPGGAMTVYMTRRTAASFLRHTALASSGVLDARVRMGRRKAVLRVDYHFRDPDDLHDELIERLQERANALTLARVPRVDLRLQPVSGR; the protein is encoded by the coding sequence GTGAGCCTGGAGGCTTCGCCGGAGGCGCCGGCCGACGGCTCGACGGCCCTGGCGGCCGCCGACGACTGGGGCGACGGTGCGAAGGTGCGCCGGGCCTGGTCGACGCGGGGGTTGCCGGCCGCGCTGGTGGCGCTGCTCGTGGGCGGCGTCGCGGGCACCGCGCTGTACATCGGCGTGACGGCCCGGATCGATCGGGCGCCGCGCTGGTCGCGCGACCTGTTGGAGCGGGCCCAGACGCACGAGTGGCGGGACAACTGGACCATCGCCGCCGGGGCGATCGCCGCCGCGGTGGGCCTGTGGCTGATCGTGCTCGCGCTCACCCCCGGACGGCGCGCGCTGCTGCGCCTGCGCTCGCCCGGCGGCGCGATGACCGTCTACATGACCCGGCGTACCGCCGCCTCGTTCCTGCGGCACACCGCGCTGGCCTCCTCGGGCGTGTTGGACGCGCGGGTGCGGATGGGGCGGCGCAAGGCGGTACTGCGGGTGGACTACCACTTCCGCGATCCGGACGATCTGCACGACGAGTTGATCGAACGCCTCCAAGAACGCGCGAACGCGCTCACGCTGGCCCGGGTGCCGCGCGTGGACCTGCGTCTTCAGCCCGTGAGCGGGAGGTGA
- a CDS encoding SIR2 family NAD-dependent protein deacylase — MTEQIDLVRKWIAAAEDGVTVLTGAGISTDSGIPDYRGPQGVWTKDPDAEKLVTYSYYMADEDIRRRSWLLRRDNPARLAGPNAGHAALVALERAGRLNALITQNVDGLHRRAGTSPEKIIELHGTMFHVLCTDCDTRTTLDAALERVEMGEDDPRCLQCGGIQKTATIMFGQGLDHGVLERAAIAAQVGDLFLAVGTSLQVEPAASLCRVARDSGARLVIVNAGETPYDPIADAVIREPIGEVLPELVEGL, encoded by the coding sequence ATGACCGAACAGATCGACCTCGTGCGGAAGTGGATCGCGGCTGCCGAGGACGGCGTCACCGTGCTGACCGGGGCGGGCATCTCGACCGACTCCGGGATCCCCGACTACCGGGGGCCGCAGGGCGTGTGGACCAAGGATCCCGACGCGGAGAAGTTGGTCACCTACAGCTACTACATGGCCGACGAGGACATCCGCCGCCGCTCGTGGCTGCTGCGCCGGGACAACCCCGCGCGACTGGCCGGGCCGAACGCGGGACACGCCGCGCTGGTCGCGCTGGAACGGGCCGGTCGGCTCAACGCGTTGATCACGCAGAACGTGGACGGGCTGCACCGCAGGGCCGGCACCTCCCCGGAGAAGATCATCGAGTTGCACGGCACGATGTTCCACGTCCTGTGTACCGACTGCGACACGCGCACCACGCTGGACGCCGCCCTGGAGCGGGTCGAGATGGGCGAGGACGACCCGCGCTGCCTGCAGTGCGGCGGAATCCAGAAGACCGCGACGATCATGTTCGGGCAGGGGCTCGACCACGGGGTGCTGGAGCGGGCCGCGATCGCCGCGCAGGTCGGTGATCTGTTCCTGGCCGTCGGCACCTCGCTCCAGGTGGAGCCGGCCGCGTCGTTGTGCCGGGTGGCACGGGATTCGGGGGCCCGCCTGGTGATCGTCAACGCGGGGGAGACGCCCTACGACCCGATCGCCGACGCGGTGATCCGGGAGCCGATCGGCGAGGTGTTGCCGGAGCTGGTCGAGGGGTTGTGA
- a CDS encoding SDR family oxidoreductase, with translation MDLGLRDRVYLVTGGTRGLGFATARALVDDGARVVVSGRDEKRVAEAVAALGGPERALGIAADNGDSGAAERLVAAALARFERLDGALVSVGGPPAGTIGAVDDDQWRESFESVFLGAVRLARATSAALHAGGAIGFVLSSSARQPVPGLGISNGLRPGLAGVAKSLADELGPRGIRVFGLLPGRIDTDRVRELDDLGGDAEATRARQSEAIPLGRYGAPEEFGRVAAFTLSPAASYLSGLLIPIDGGLARSL, from the coding sequence ATGGATCTTGGACTTCGCGATCGTGTGTATCTGGTCACCGGCGGCACCCGCGGCCTCGGCTTCGCCACCGCCCGGGCGCTGGTGGACGACGGCGCCCGGGTGGTGGTCTCCGGGCGGGACGAAAAGCGCGTGGCGGAGGCCGTCGCCGCGCTGGGCGGTCCCGAGCGGGCGCTGGGCATCGCCGCCGACAACGGGGACAGCGGCGCGGCCGAGCGCCTCGTCGCCGCCGCGCTGGCCCGCTTCGAGCGGCTGGACGGCGCGCTGGTGAGCGTGGGCGGGCCGCCGGCCGGCACGATCGGCGCCGTCGACGACGACCAGTGGCGGGAGTCGTTCGAGTCGGTCTTCCTGGGCGCGGTACGGCTGGCCCGAGCCACCTCGGCCGCGCTGCACGCCGGCGGCGCGATCGGCTTCGTGCTCTCCTCGTCGGCGCGTCAGCCGGTTCCCGGCCTCGGCATCTCCAACGGCCTGCGGCCCGGCCTGGCCGGGGTGGCCAAGTCCCTCGCCGACGAGTTGGGTCCGCGCGGCATCCGGGTGTTCGGCCTGCTGCCGGGCCGGATCGACACCGACCGGGTGCGCGAGCTGGACGACCTCGGCGGCGACGCGGAGGCCACCCGGGCCCGGCAGAGCGAGGCCATCCCGCTGGGCCGCTACGGCGCCCCGGAGGAGTTCGGCCGAGTGGCCGCCTTCACCCTCTCCCCGGCGGCGTCCTATCTGAGCGGCCTGCTGATCCCGATCGACGGCGGACTGGCCCGCTCCCTCTGA